In bacterium, the following proteins share a genomic window:
- a CDS encoding nucleoside deaminase yields the protein MNEALRLAREAAARGEVPVGAVVVRDGVVLSRGHNQVEALRDATAHAEILAIGAAGGAGAGSLAEEDEPDAASAAPDRGSWRLDQATLYVTLEPCTMCCGAILLARVGRVVFGAADPRAGAVVSTARLLDGNPYRHRVEVVGGILAGPCGELLKGFFRGRRTDGPGA from the coding sequence ATGAACGAGGCGCTGCGCCTGGCCCGTGAAGCGGCGGCGCGGGGCGAGGTGCCGGTCGGCGCCGTCGTCGTCCGTGACGGCGTGGTCCTGTCGCGCGGCCACAACCAGGTCGAGGCGTTGCGCGACGCCACGGCCCACGCCGAGATCCTGGCCATCGGCGCCGCCGGCGGCGCGGGAGCGGGCTCGCTGGCGGAAGAGGACGAGCCCGACGCCGCGTCTGCCGCTCCCGATCGCGGAAGCTGGCGCCTGGACCAGGCCACGCTGTACGTGACCCTCGAGCCGTGCACCATGTGTTGCGGGGCCATCCTGCTGGCCCGGGTCGGCAGGGTGGTCTTCGGGGCGGCCGACCCGCGGGCCGGCGCGGTGGTCTCCACGGCCCGCCTTCTGGACGGCAATCCCTACCGGCACCGGGTGGAAGTGGTGGGCGGAATCCTGGCCGGCCCCTGCGGCGAGTTGCTGAAGGGCTTCTTCCGGGGCCGGCGGACCGACGGGCCGGGGGCCTGA
- the mnmA gene encoding tRNA 2-thiouridine(34) synthase MnmA gives MSGGVDSAVALAMLQALGCRVECVTFRNFCYAGDEDAVTEQSCCSLEAIDQARRLASLHGAPHWVGDLVEPFRERVISPFIEEYAAGRTPNPCLACNSGVRFPELVRLARRQGCEFAATGHYARIDRDLPSPGLRRGLDPNKDQSYFLHRLEPSLLPQLVFPLGWYDKGQVREAARALGLPVAERRDSQEICFVPDDDRSFLFAAPDQAGAVAAATLPGPIVDRQGRVLGRHRGLAHYTVGQRKGLGVAAPAPLYVLALEAEGNRLVVGVRDELLATRLVGDRFTAQASGFPDSWPAGATGEWADMQPLAQLRHRHAGTPVASWRRDGDRLEVTLAQPVSGVAPGQGLALYDGDRVLAGARLREPGWGGDTEASGDDVPRVRDEKDA, from the coding sequence TTGAGCGGCGGCGTCGACAGCGCTGTGGCGCTGGCCATGCTGCAGGCGCTCGGTTGTCGCGTCGAATGCGTCACTTTCCGGAATTTCTGCTATGCCGGCGACGAGGATGCGGTGACGGAGCAGTCGTGCTGCTCGCTCGAAGCCATCGATCAGGCCAGGCGACTGGCCTCGCTGCACGGTGCTCCCCACTGGGTGGGCGACCTCGTGGAACCTTTCCGGGAGCGGGTGATCTCGCCGTTCATCGAGGAATATGCCGCGGGTCGCACGCCCAATCCGTGCCTGGCCTGCAATTCCGGCGTCCGGTTCCCGGAACTGGTAAGGCTGGCGCGACGCCAGGGCTGTGAATTCGCCGCCACGGGACACTATGCGCGCATCGACCGCGACCTGCCGTCGCCGGGGCTGCGGCGCGGCCTCGATCCCAACAAGGACCAGTCGTATTTCCTGCATCGCCTCGAGCCTTCGCTGCTGCCGCAGCTGGTCTTTCCACTGGGCTGGTACGACAAGGGACAGGTGCGCGAGGCGGCGCGCGCGCTGGGCCTGCCCGTCGCCGAGCGTCGCGACAGCCAGGAGATCTGTTTCGTGCCGGACGACGACCGCAGCTTCCTGTTCGCCGCCCCGGATCAGGCAGGCGCGGTCGCGGCGGCGACACTGCCGGGGCCGATCGTCGACCGGCAGGGACGGGTCCTGGGCCGGCATCGCGGGCTGGCGCACTACACGGTGGGCCAGCGCAAGGGCCTGGGCGTGGCGGCGCCGGCACCGTTGTACGTGCTGGCGCTCGAAGCGGAAGGCAACCGGCTGGTGGTCGGCGTCCGCGACGAGTTGCTGGCCACGCGGCTCGTCGGCGACCGCTTCACCGCGCAGGCTTCGGGCTTCCCGGACAGCTGGCCCGCGGGCGCGACCGGCGAATGGGCCGACATGCAGCCGCTGGCCCAGCTCCGGCACCGGCATGCCGGCACACCGGTTGCGTCGTGGCGACGGGACGGCGATCGTCTGGAAGTGACGCTGGCGCAGCCGGTGTCAGGTGTGGCGCCGGGACAGGGCCTGGCGCTCTACGACGGGGATCGGGTGCTGGCAGGGGCTCGGCTGCGCGAGCCGGGCTGGGGCGGCGACACCGAAGCGTCGGGCGACGACGTGCCCCGCGTTCGCGATGAAAAGGACGCATGA
- a CDS encoding tetratricopeptide repeat protein: protein MMRRMTTMRMATRILALALLAGSLATATGCKDGKEAGQSKDKAPATPLERFAMRITKLEGTALDDTLRHLAAGGPPEAAYASYLLGNRFYVAAGDSAVARGWKDPVVAALLDSAEGRFMASIAADSTLLEPMVNLGSLWDDRAEQTANQVERAEQVVKAESYYRLALRVDPTDEKARCNLGSLFLRQRKHSQALAEFNQVLAANPQSALAHYNLAIMFAEAKIYREAITEWELAVKYDPEGDIGARSAENIRIVTDLMNAPEPTLGH, encoded by the coding sequence ATGATGCGGCGGATGACCACGATGCGGATGGCGACGAGGATCCTGGCTCTGGCGCTGCTGGCCGGCAGCCTGGCGACGGCCACCGGTTGCAAGGACGGCAAGGAAGCGGGGCAGTCCAAGGACAAGGCGCCGGCCACCCCTCTGGAGCGCTTCGCCATGCGGATTACGAAGCTCGAAGGCACGGCGCTGGACGATACGCTGCGGCACCTGGCGGCGGGCGGGCCGCCGGAAGCGGCCTACGCCAGTTACCTGCTCGGTAACCGGTTCTACGTTGCGGCCGGGGACAGCGCCGTGGCCCGCGGCTGGAAGGATCCGGTCGTGGCTGCGCTGCTCGACAGCGCCGAGGGCCGGTTCATGGCCTCGATCGCCGCCGACAGCACGCTGCTGGAGCCGATGGTGAACCTGGGCTCGCTGTGGGACGACCGCGCGGAACAGACCGCGAACCAGGTCGAACGCGCCGAGCAGGTGGTGAAGGCCGAGTCGTACTACCGACTCGCGTTGCGCGTCGACCCGACGGACGAGAAGGCGCGCTGCAACCTGGGTTCGCTGTTCCTGCGCCAGCGCAAGCACTCGCAGGCGCTCGCCGAGTTCAACCAGGTCCTGGCCGCAAATCCCCAGAGTGCGCTGGCGCACTACAACCTGGCGATCATGTTCGCCGAGGCGAAAATCTACCGCGAGGCCATCACCGAGTGGGAACTTGCCGTGAAGTACGACCCGGAGGGCGACATCGGCGCGCGATCGGCGGAGAACATCAGGATCGTCACCGACCTGATGAACGCGCCCGAGCCGACGCTGGGACATTGA